One part of the Actinomyces howellii genome encodes these proteins:
- a CDS encoding complex I subunit 4 family protein encodes MQSITADLPVLTITALVPLTGALLLWVLPPLRARARAVGLLFSVAALAAGVWALTLFDLDAGGTVQLAQTRAWIPSLGVSWALGVNGLGLAMVLLTVFLTPLVLLASWGEVAAERQGLFTILVLVLESLVVILFSARDVFVFYVCFEAMLVPVYFLIGRFGGPDRRRAALKFLLYSLAGGLVMLVGVVALFVYGPGGETNYLIDSLAAGLSASTGASRWIFVSFLVAFAIKAPMVPVHTWLPDTAEQATPGTSVLLIGVLDKIGTYGMIALVLPLFPQVTTWAAPVVIVLALVGIVYGGLAAIGQDNLYRLIAYTSISHFGFMVLGIFIGNEVAATGAMVYMVAHGLSIAGLFLVTGFMARRTGTVAIRELGGLARVMPLVAGTFLVSGLASIALPGLSGFVPEWMVLTGTFSESVVVGLIALAGVVIAAVYLLLPYQRVFTGAPAPERVGSPDLDGRERLVLVPVIAAMLVLGLAPAVLTGVLDPVGAQVAEVSGAAPAADSPEPAPAPTVTEGNPQ; translated from the coding sequence ATGCAGTCCATCACCGCAGACCTCCCCGTGCTCACCATCACGGCGCTCGTCCCCCTGACCGGGGCGCTGCTCCTGTGGGTGCTGCCCCCGCTGCGCGCCCGGGCCCGAGCCGTCGGCCTCCTGTTCTCCGTGGCCGCGCTCGCGGCGGGCGTGTGGGCCCTGACCCTGTTCGACCTCGACGCCGGGGGCACGGTCCAGCTGGCCCAGACGCGGGCGTGGATCCCCTCCCTCGGGGTGTCGTGGGCGCTGGGCGTCAACGGCCTGGGGCTGGCCATGGTCCTGCTCACGGTCTTCCTCACCCCCCTCGTGCTGCTGGCCAGCTGGGGGGAGGTCGCGGCGGAGCGCCAGGGCCTGTTCACCATCCTCGTCCTGGTCCTGGAGTCGCTTGTCGTCATCCTGTTCAGCGCCCGCGACGTCTTCGTGTTCTACGTGTGCTTCGAGGCCATGCTCGTGCCCGTGTACTTCCTCATCGGCCGCTTCGGCGGACCCGACCGCAGGCGGGCGGCCCTCAAGTTCCTCCTGTACTCCCTGGCGGGCGGGCTCGTCATGCTCGTGGGGGTCGTCGCGCTGTTCGTCTACGGACCCGGCGGCGAGACGAACTACCTCATCGACTCCCTGGCCGCGGGACTGAGCGCCTCGACCGGCGCGAGCAGGTGGATCTTCGTCTCCTTCCTCGTGGCCTTCGCCATCAAGGCGCCGATGGTGCCGGTGCACACCTGGCTGCCCGACACCGCCGAGCAGGCGACCCCCGGGACCTCGGTGCTGCTCATCGGCGTACTCGACAAGATCGGCACCTACGGGATGATCGCCCTCGTCCTGCCGCTGTTCCCGCAGGTCACGACCTGGGCCGCGCCGGTGGTCATCGTCCTGGCCCTCGTGGGGATCGTCTACGGCGGGCTGGCGGCCATCGGCCAGGACAACCTCTACCGGCTCATCGCCTACACCTCGATCAGCCACTTCGGCTTCATGGTGCTGGGCATCTTCATCGGCAACGAGGTGGCGGCCACCGGCGCGATGGTCTACATGGTCGCCCACGGCCTGTCGATCGCCGGGCTCTTCCTCGTCACCGGCTTCATGGCGCGGCGCACCGGAACGGTGGCGATCCGCGAGCTCGGCGGCCTGGCCAGGGTCATGCCCCTGGTGGCCGGGACCTTCCTCGTGTCCGGCCTGGCCTCGATCGCCCTGCCGGGGCTGTCGGGCTTCGTGCCGGAGTGGATGGTGCTGACCGGCACGTTCTCGGAGTCGGTCGTCGTCGGCCTCATCGCCCTGGCCGGGGTCGTCATCGCCGCGGTCTACCTGCTCCTGCCCTACCAGCGGGTCTTCACCGGCGCGCCGGCCCCCGAGCGCGTCGGCTCCCCGGACCTCGACGGCCGCGAGAGGCTCGTCCTGGTCCCGGTCATCGCCGCCATGCTCGTCCTGGGCCTGGCGCCGGCCGTCCTGACCGGGGTCCTCGACCCGGTCGGCGCGCAGGTCGCCGAGGTCTCCGGGGCGGCGCCGGCCGCGGACTCCCCTGAGCCAGCACCCGCCCCCACCGTCACGGAAGGGAACCCCCAGTGA
- the nuoN gene encoding NADH-quinone oxidoreductase subunit NuoN, translated as MSFTAPTITWAGLTPVLLVLGAGVLGVLLEALVPRRSRLTTQTVLALGAVLAAGVALSDRWVKVSAGTGSALTTGINEDPFGVAAQGVLLVIGLLAVLVIADRTSAGDGAFAAQGADRPGSAEETESLHAGWTSTEVLPLTMLSLGGMMLFGMVSDLIALFVVLELVSLPLYVMAALARHRRLLSQEAALKYFVLGAFASAFLLMGAALLYGYSGSVSYAVIAQVLQEGTAAGTDRLVLAGTALVTIGLLFKIAAVPFHAWSPDVYQGAPTPVTGFMAAGVKAAAFLALVRFYYVVGGNLGWDMAPFLWSVAVLTMAVGTVVGVVQGDVKRMLAYSAIAHAGHMLIGVIALDARGIHALLLYALVYGVATLGAFGVVALVRADHDGAPGAEATDLESFAGLGRTNPWLAGAMTVFLLSFAGIPLTAGFVAKFDLFVAGASGGAVWLVVAAVVSSAVTAFFYARLIVLMFFRDPTQGRVVVVSSTGLSAVAIVLAAVATIGLGVAPEALLTTLGHAVMLVP; from the coding sequence GTGAGCTTCACCGCCCCGACCATCACCTGGGCCGGACTCACACCGGTCCTGCTCGTCCTGGGCGCAGGGGTCCTCGGCGTCCTCCTCGAGGCCCTCGTGCCCCGCCGCAGCCGCCTGACCACTCAGACGGTGCTCGCCCTGGGAGCCGTCCTGGCCGCGGGCGTCGCCCTGAGCGACCGCTGGGTCAAGGTCTCGGCCGGCACCGGCTCCGCCCTGACCACGGGCATCAACGAGGACCCCTTCGGCGTGGCCGCGCAGGGCGTGCTGCTCGTCATCGGGCTGCTCGCCGTGCTCGTCATCGCCGACCGCACCTCGGCCGGGGACGGGGCCTTCGCTGCTCAGGGCGCTGACCGTCCGGGATCGGCGGAGGAGACCGAGTCGCTCCACGCGGGCTGGACCTCGACCGAGGTGCTCCCGCTGACGATGCTCTCCCTGGGGGGCATGATGCTCTTCGGCATGGTGAGCGACCTCATCGCCCTGTTCGTCGTCCTCGAGCTGGTCTCCCTGCCTCTGTACGTCATGGCCGCCCTGGCCCGCCACCGCCGCCTGCTCAGCCAGGAGGCCGCACTCAAGTACTTCGTCCTGGGCGCCTTCGCCTCGGCCTTCCTGCTCATGGGTGCCGCCCTCCTGTACGGGTACTCCGGCTCGGTGTCCTACGCCGTCATCGCCCAGGTCCTCCAGGAGGGCACGGCGGCCGGCACGGACCGGCTCGTCCTGGCGGGCACGGCGCTGGTGACCATCGGGCTGCTGTTCAAGATCGCCGCCGTGCCCTTCCACGCGTGGAGCCCCGACGTCTACCAGGGCGCCCCCACCCCGGTCACCGGCTTCATGGCCGCCGGGGTCAAGGCCGCCGCCTTCCTGGCCCTCGTGCGCTTCTACTACGTCGTGGGGGGCAACCTCGGCTGGGACATGGCGCCCTTCCTGTGGAGCGTGGCCGTGCTCACCATGGCTGTGGGCACCGTCGTCGGCGTCGTGCAGGGTGACGTCAAGCGCATGCTCGCCTACTCGGCCATCGCCCACGCCGGGCACATGCTCATCGGCGTCATCGCGCTGGACGCGCGAGGCATCCACGCCCTGCTCCTCTACGCCCTCGTCTACGGGGTCGCGACCCTGGGCGCCTTCGGCGTCGTCGCGCTCGTGCGGGCAGACCACGACGGGGCCCCGGGGGCCGAGGCCACCGACCTGGAGTCCTTCGCCGGGCTGGGGCGCACCAACCCGTGGCTGGCCGGGGCGATGACGGTCTTCCTCCTGTCCTTCGCGGGCATCCCCCTGACGGCCGGCTTCGTGGCCAAGTTCGACCTGTTCGTCGCGGGGGCGAGCGGGGGAGCGGTGTGGCTGGTCGTCGCCGCGGTCGTGTCCTCGGCCGTCACCGCCTTCTTCTACGCGCGGCTCATCGTCCTCATGTTCTTCCGTGACCCCACTCAGGGGCGTGTCGTCGTCGTGTCCTCCACCGGCCTGTCGGCGGTGGCGATCGTCCTGGCGGCCGTCGCGACGATCGGCCTGGGTGTGGCGCCGGAGGCGCTTCTGACCACGCTGGGTCACGCCGTTATGCTCGTGCCGTGA
- a CDS encoding polyprenyl synthetase family protein yields MIGSLPLHAPELEGRIVPALEAVETRLLEVVSNADETINPPTSHLAEAGGKRLRPVLTLLTAQLGDPALAVGEAVRDAGVAVELTHIATLYHDDVMDDAPLRRGAPSAQTVWGNSAAILTGDVLVARASQLVAGLGPEAVLAHAKTFERLCMGQLHETLPRPVGTDPVAHYIQVLADKTGSLIAVSARYGAMLSGAGAATERIVETFGERIGVAYQLADDCLDVTSDSRTSGKTPGTDLREGVDTMPVLLLRQALAAGELDAAGQSILSALSTADLTDDAVLAEVVARLRTHPVLARTRQMAMSWAEEAVEVLEGLEQAVLEGTRARLEAEGLDAAALEAELAEARQRVRLVRASMEQFARLLVDRAA; encoded by the coding sequence GTGATCGGATCGCTGCCACTGCACGCCCCAGAGCTCGAGGGGCGGATCGTGCCTGCCCTCGAGGCCGTCGAGACGCGCCTGCTGGAGGTCGTCAGCAACGCCGACGAGACCATCAACCCGCCGACCTCCCACCTGGCCGAGGCCGGGGGCAAGCGTCTGCGCCCGGTCCTGACCCTCCTGACCGCCCAGCTCGGCGACCCGGCCCTGGCGGTCGGGGAGGCCGTACGGGACGCGGGCGTGGCCGTTGAGCTCACCCATATTGCGACCCTCTACCACGACGACGTCATGGATGACGCCCCCCTGCGCCGGGGGGCGCCGAGCGCCCAGACGGTCTGGGGCAACTCCGCGGCGATCCTCACCGGGGACGTCCTCGTGGCCCGCGCCTCCCAGCTCGTGGCGGGACTGGGGCCCGAGGCGGTGCTCGCCCACGCCAAGACCTTCGAGCGGCTGTGCATGGGCCAGCTCCACGAGACGCTGCCGCGGCCCGTGGGCACCGACCCGGTGGCCCACTACATCCAGGTCCTGGCTGACAAGACGGGCTCCCTCATCGCCGTCTCGGCCCGCTACGGCGCCATGCTCTCAGGGGCCGGGGCGGCCACCGAGCGGATCGTGGAGACCTTCGGGGAGAGGATCGGGGTCGCCTACCAGCTCGCCGACGACTGCCTCGACGTGACGAGCGACTCCCGCACCTCGGGCAAGACACCGGGGACGGACCTGCGTGAGGGCGTCGACACCATGCCCGTGCTCCTCCTGCGCCAGGCGCTGGCCGCCGGGGAGCTCGACGCCGCGGGCCAGTCGATCCTCTCGGCCCTGTCGACCGCCGACCTGACCGACGACGCCGTCCTGGCCGAGGTCGTCGCCCGGCTGCGCACCCACCCCGTCCTGGCCCGCACCCGGCAGATGGCGATGAGCTGGGCCGAGGAGGCCGTCGAGGTGCTTGAGGGCCTCGAGCAGGCCGTGCTCGAGGGGACAAGAGCCCGGCTCGAGGCCGAGGGCCTCGACGCCGCGGCGCTCGAGGCCGAGCTCGCCGAGGCCCGGCAGCGGGTCAGGCTCGTGCGTGCCAGCATGGAGCAGTTCGCGCGGCTGCTCGTCGACCGCGCCGCCTGA
- a CDS encoding LVIVD repeat-containing protein, whose amino-acid sequence MRRRAFLSRAALGALVLPVLAACGSGAGSSDPAPTSSGAGGSGAGSVPTTPPTAFGEAADLPVSVDGSGSRFVRVSGRYAAGIARLFTGGGSVIFYTDLTTTDTRVVTVDPATGQYATAAADDPAPAQDGAAYSLTASRIVVEGEEGYALAVLEGPGTASTGQDSEQLTEEDDWVSAEETEAQEGTARVDLLKIALADGTVTASTTLWDSGIVPEEQGAMAGLRLSTDGSVLIAQWGTDHIASVSTTDLSTIVSDPQDLDGYFSSREACDYVTGQWEGGTLISLTDGAEVDPPGTMTVSRVVGHVAYGVTWDGTEGLGAYDLSTGTEIEQTEPIPSTVDLTVDSTYHGGYLVTIGQEVFEARKPGDPAPAVTWSADSGRALPISATVLDDVLYLCFEDQPDTITLIDLTTGADITSTAYPSQSVVGVSPLAAVDEENTVILATDWRS is encoded by the coding sequence ATGAGACGTCGTGCCTTCCTGTCCCGCGCAGCCCTGGGCGCACTTGTCCTGCCTGTCCTGGCGGCCTGCGGCTCAGGGGCGGGGTCGTCGGACCCTGCGCCGACATCCTCCGGCGCTGGAGGGTCCGGGGCCGGGTCGGTGCCGACCACCCCTCCGACCGCCTTCGGCGAGGCTGCTGACCTGCCGGTGTCGGTCGACGGATCGGGATCGCGCTTCGTCCGGGTGAGCGGACGCTACGCGGCCGGGATCGCCCGCCTGTTCACGGGGGGCGGCTCGGTCATCTTCTACACCGACCTGACGACGACGGACACCCGGGTCGTCACGGTCGACCCCGCGACCGGTCAGTACGCGACGGCGGCCGCCGACGACCCGGCCCCCGCCCAGGACGGGGCCGCCTACTCCCTGACCGCCTCGAGGATCGTGGTCGAGGGCGAGGAGGGCTACGCGCTGGCCGTCCTCGAGGGGCCGGGAACGGCGTCGACCGGGCAGGACTCCGAGCAGCTCACCGAGGAGGACGACTGGGTCTCCGCGGAGGAGACGGAGGCCCAGGAGGGCACGGCCCGGGTCGACCTGCTCAAGATCGCCCTGGCTGACGGCACGGTCACCGCCTCGACCACCCTGTGGGACTCGGGGATCGTCCCCGAGGAGCAGGGGGCGATGGCCGGGCTGCGCCTGTCGACCGACGGGTCGGTGCTCATCGCGCAGTGGGGGACCGACCACATCGCCTCGGTGAGCACCACCGACCTGTCGACCATCGTGTCCGACCCCCAGGACCTCGACGGCTACTTCTCCTCACGGGAGGCCTGCGACTACGTGACCGGCCAGTGGGAGGGCGGCACGCTCATCTCCCTGACCGACGGCGCGGAGGTCGACCCTCCCGGGACGATGACCGTCTCGCGGGTCGTCGGGCACGTCGCCTACGGCGTGACCTGGGACGGGACGGAGGGCCTGGGCGCCTACGACCTGAGCACGGGCACCGAGATCGAGCAGACCGAGCCCATCCCCTCCACCGTCGACCTGACGGTCGACTCGACGTACCACGGCGGCTACCTCGTCACGATCGGCCAGGAGGTCTTCGAGGCGCGCAAGCCCGGCGACCCCGCCCCCGCGGTGACCTGGTCGGCCGACTCCGGCCGGGCCCTGCCGATCTCGGCGACCGTCCTGGACGACGTCCTCTACCTGTGCTTCGAGGACCAGCCCGACACGATCACCCTCATCGACCTGACCACCGGGGCGGACATCACCTCGACCGCCTACCCGTCCCAGTCCGTCGTCGGTGTCAGCCCCCTGGCGGCGGTCGACGAGGAGAACACCGTCATCCTCGCCACCGACTGGCGGTCCTGA
- a CDS encoding FAD-dependent oxidoreductase, translating to MNARPLNVAVIGAGPAGIYASDILSKSGMEVCIDLFERLPAPYGLVRYGVAPDHPRIKQIIVALYKILQRGDIRLIGNVEVGRDITVAELRERYDAIILSTGADTDAPLDIPGIDAPEVYGGADFVSWYDAHPDHPRTWPLNASEVAVIGVGNVGLDIARVLAKNVQDLLVTEIPGNVAQALAASPVTDVHIFGRRGPAQVKFTPLELRELGKQPGVNVTVDEEDFEYDEGSQAALASSNQQRQVVKTLEGYAMQDPEDLTGARTIHIHLFQSPVEVLTDEGGHVSALRTERTRLNGDGTVTGTGETRDWPVQAVYRAVGYAGSPIEGLPFDHERHVLPNEGGRVLDQDGQPLTGVYATGWIRRGPVGLIGSTKSDAQETISNLVADAQAGLLGSGRQDGAQAGHDAVMALLTDREVPFTTWEGWELLDAYERELGEAYGEVEGGRGGRERVKVVARDAMTAISRSSDVPVDLIGEPDADRVPQRVAHRLED from the coding sequence GTGAACGCACGTCCTTTGAATGTCGCCGTCATCGGAGCCGGTCCCGCGGGCATCTACGCCTCGGACATCCTCTCGAAGTCGGGCATGGAGGTCTGTATCGATCTGTTCGAGCGCCTGCCGGCGCCCTACGGCCTGGTGAGGTACGGCGTGGCCCCCGACCACCCGCGCATCAAGCAGATCATCGTCGCCCTGTACAAGATCCTCCAGCGCGGTGACATCCGGCTCATCGGCAACGTCGAGGTCGGCCGCGACATCACCGTGGCCGAGCTGCGCGAGCGCTACGACGCCATCATCCTGTCCACCGGCGCCGACACCGACGCCCCCCTGGACATCCCCGGGATCGACGCCCCCGAGGTCTACGGCGGCGCCGACTTCGTGTCCTGGTACGACGCCCACCCCGACCACCCGCGTACCTGGCCCCTCAACGCCTCGGAGGTCGCCGTCATCGGAGTGGGCAACGTGGGCCTGGACATCGCGCGGGTCCTGGCCAAGAACGTCCAGGACCTGCTCGTCACCGAGATCCCGGGCAACGTCGCGCAGGCCCTGGCCGCCTCCCCGGTCACCGACGTCCACATCTTCGGGCGTCGCGGCCCCGCCCAGGTGAAGTTCACCCCCCTGGAGCTGCGCGAGCTCGGCAAGCAGCCCGGCGTCAACGTGACCGTCGACGAGGAGGACTTCGAGTACGACGAGGGCTCCCAGGCCGCCCTGGCCTCCTCCAACCAGCAGCGGCAGGTCGTCAAGACCCTCGAGGGCTACGCCATGCAGGACCCCGAGGACCTCACCGGTGCGCGCACCATCCACATCCACCTCTTCCAGTCCCCGGTGGAGGTGCTCACCGACGAGGGCGGTCACGTGAGCGCGCTGCGCACCGAGCGCACCCGCCTCAACGGTGACGGCACCGTCACGGGCACGGGGGAGACGCGTGACTGGCCGGTCCAGGCGGTCTACCGCGCGGTGGGTTACGCGGGCAGCCCGATCGAGGGACTGCCCTTCGACCACGAGCGCCACGTCCTGCCCAACGAGGGCGGTCGCGTGCTGGACCAGGACGGTCAGCCCCTGACCGGTGTGTACGCCACCGGCTGGATCCGGCGCGGTCCGGTCGGCCTCATCGGCTCGACGAAGTCCGACGCCCAGGAGACGATCTCCAACCTCGTCGCCGACGCCCAGGCCGGCCTGCTCGGCTCGGGCCGCCAGGACGGTGCGCAGGCCGGTCACGACGCTGTCATGGCACTGCTCACCGACCGCGAGGTCCCCTTCACCACCTGGGAGGGCTGGGAGCTTCTCGACGCCTACGAGCGCGAGCTCGGTGAGGCCTACGGCGAGGTCGAGGGCGGGCGCGGCGGGCGCGAGCGCGTCAAGGTCGTCGCCCGGGACGCCATGACCGCCATCTCGCGCTCCTCCGACGTCCCCGTCGACCTTATCGGGGAGCCCGACGCCGACAGGGTGCCCCAGCGGGTGGCCCACCGGCTCGAGGACTGA
- the ald gene encoding alanine dehydrogenase, whose product MRIGVPTEIKNNEFRVAITPSGVHALTQRGHEVSVQSGAGLGSAIPDEQYAAAGAVLVQDADELWAGAEMILKVKEPVAPEYARMRPGQLLFTFLHLAAEPALTEELLARRVTSIAYETVESDSGALPLLAPMSEIAGRLAAQVGADSLLKPRGGAGVLLGGASGVRRGTVVVLGGGTAGLCAARVSVGMGADVTVFDLDPVRMRYIEEVSQGAIRTRFSTSLDIAQACAGADLVIGAVLVPGARAPRLVTREVVETMRPGSVLVDIAIDQGGCFEDSRPTTHSEPTYEVAGTTFYCVANMPGAVPYTSTHALTNATLPYVTALADQGWLAACRRRRDLARGLSTHDGTLFTPGVGQALGLEVGDVGSLLA is encoded by the coding sequence ATGAGGATTGGCGTCCCCACCGAGATCAAGAACAACGAGTTTCGCGTCGCGATCACCCCGTCCGGTGTGCACGCGCTCACCCAGCGCGGGCACGAGGTGTCCGTCCAGTCCGGTGCCGGGCTGGGCTCGGCGATCCCGGACGAGCAGTACGCGGCGGCGGGCGCCGTGCTCGTCCAGGACGCTGACGAGCTGTGGGCCGGCGCGGAGATGATCCTCAAGGTCAAGGAGCCTGTCGCGCCCGAGTACGCCCGCATGCGTCCGGGCCAGCTGCTCTTCACCTTCCTCCACCTGGCCGCCGAGCCCGCCCTGACTGAGGAGCTCCTGGCGCGCCGGGTGACCTCCATCGCCTACGAGACCGTTGAGTCCGACTCGGGTGCGCTGCCGCTGCTGGCGCCCATGTCCGAGATCGCCGGACGGCTGGCCGCGCAGGTCGGGGCCGACAGCCTCCTCAAGCCCCGTGGCGGCGCGGGGGTCCTCCTGGGCGGGGCCTCGGGGGTGCGCCGGGGCACGGTGGTCGTCCTGGGTGGGGGGACCGCGGGCCTGTGCGCGGCACGGGTCAGCGTGGGCATGGGAGCCGACGTCACGGTCTTCGATCTCGACCCGGTGCGGATGCGCTACATCGAGGAGGTCTCACAGGGTGCGATCCGCACCCGCTTCTCGACCTCGCTGGACATCGCCCAGGCCTGCGCCGGGGCCGACCTCGTCATCGGCGCCGTCCTCGTCCCCGGTGCCCGCGCCCCGCGCCTGGTCACCCGTGAGGTGGTCGAGACGATGCGGCCCGGTTCCGTCCTGGTCGACATCGCCATCGACCAGGGGGGATGCTTCGAGGACTCCCGGCCCACGACCCACTCCGAGCCGACCTACGAGGTGGCGGGGACGACCTTCTACTGCGTGGCCAACATGCCCGGCGCCGTGCCCTACACCTCGACCCACGCCCTGACCAACGCGACCCTGCCCTACGTGACGGCCCTGGCCGACCAGGGCTGGCTGGCCGCCTGCCGACGCCGGCGCGACCTGGCCAGGGGGCTGTCGACCCACGACGGGACGCTCTTCACCCCCGGTGTCGGCCAGGCCCTGGGCCTCGAGGTCGGCGACGTCGGGTCCCTCCTGGCCTGA
- a CDS encoding alpha/beta hydrolase, which produces MHSNPTRRRVWVAPASVLAALCLTLSACAAGGAGSAQPTTTGGASAATSVTPAPVPAGLESFYGQKVSWKACEGAESGDPFRCATVKVPLDYDDPSGPSIDLAVKKLPAASGRPMGTLLVNPGGPGGSGVAYVSEAEYAFSDKLRQAYDIVGFDPRGVGASTPLTCLSPQEIAERAEEAKQQGLVPQEECASVDKGQYSAEEAAESGRSAAAACETNSPVPRIIDHMDTESVARDLDVLRGVSGDPRLNYLGVSYGTYLGARYAELFPGNVGRMVLDSAVDPSLGLEQRALEQAASIEETTRTYMASCMAAEGCPFTGSVDEGMAQLKDLIEKAKESPLATRHEGVTVDGDSILGTVVDSMYDSSTWEQLTAALRPAVVDHDGSALLDLTDPPAPEGGDSEAAAQEEAQAAANEEAYSAVSCLDYPVEGDRASWDEYAARITEVAPTTGDGLGYSTAFCQGWGRSATHTPAKITASGAAPILVLGVTGDPATPYAWSQALASQLESGRLVTLEGAGHGAYMRQSSCLNDAVDAYLLTGELPAQGLRCTADESGGDAAQAGDGATAAPTGAATPAPEDGPTT; this is translated from the coding sequence ATGCACAGCAATCCCACTCGACGACGAGTGTGGGTGGCGCCGGCCTCGGTGCTCGCCGCACTCTGCCTGACCCTGTCCGCCTGCGCCGCCGGAGGCGCGGGATCCGCCCAGCCGACGACGACCGGCGGCGCCTCCGCCGCAACGTCGGTGACACCGGCACCGGTGCCCGCCGGGCTGGAGAGCTTCTACGGCCAGAAGGTGTCCTGGAAGGCGTGTGAGGGCGCTGAGTCCGGCGACCCCTTCCGCTGCGCGACCGTCAAGGTCCCCCTCGACTACGACGACCCCTCCGGTCCGAGCATCGACCTGGCCGTCAAGAAGCTGCCCGCCGCCTCCGGCCGTCCCATGGGGACTCTCCTGGTCAACCCCGGCGGCCCCGGGGGCAGCGGCGTCGCCTACGTCTCCGAGGCTGAGTACGCCTTCTCGGACAAGCTGCGGCAGGCCTACGACATCGTCGGCTTCGACCCGCGGGGCGTGGGGGCCTCGACGCCTCTGACCTGCCTGAGCCCGCAGGAGATCGCGGAGAGGGCCGAGGAGGCCAAGCAGCAGGGTCTCGTGCCCCAGGAGGAGTGCGCGAGCGTCGACAAGGGCCAGTACTCCGCGGAGGAGGCCGCCGAGTCCGGGCGCAGCGCCGCCGCTGCCTGCGAGACCAACTCCCCGGTCCCCCGGATCATCGACCACATGGACACCGAGTCGGTCGCACGGGACCTCGACGTGCTGCGAGGTGTCTCGGGCGACCCGAGGCTCAACTACCTGGGGGTCTCCTACGGCACCTACCTCGGGGCGCGCTACGCCGAGCTGTTCCCCGGCAACGTCGGGCGCATGGTCCTGGACAGCGCCGTCGACCCGTCCCTGGGACTCGAGCAGCGCGCCCTGGAGCAGGCCGCCTCCATCGAGGAGACCACCCGCACCTACATGGCCTCGTGCATGGCGGCCGAGGGCTGTCCCTTCACCGGCAGCGTCGATGAGGGCATGGCCCAGCTCAAGGACCTCATCGAGAAGGCCAAGGAGTCCCCTCTTGCGACCAGGCACGAGGGCGTGACCGTCGACGGGGACTCGATCCTGGGCACCGTCGTCGACTCGATGTACGACTCCTCGACCTGGGAGCAGCTCACGGCCGCCCTGCGTCCGGCGGTGGTCGACCACGACGGCAGCGCCCTGCTCGACCTGACGGATCCTCCGGCCCCCGAGGGGGGTGACTCCGAGGCCGCCGCCCAGGAGGAGGCCCAGGCGGCCGCCAACGAGGAGGCGTACTCCGCGGTCAGCTGCCTGGACTACCCCGTCGAGGGAGACCGCGCCTCGTGGGACGAGTACGCCGCCAGGATCACGGAGGTCGCTCCGACGACGGGTGACGGCCTGGGGTACTCCACGGCCTTCTGCCAGGGATGGGGACGCAGCGCGACGCACACCCCCGCGAAGATCACGGCCTCCGGGGCGGCCCCGATCCTCGTCCTCGGGGTCACCGGTGACCCCGCCACCCCCTACGCCTGGTCCCAGGCTCTGGCCTCCCAGCTCGAGTCCGGGCGGCTGGTCACTCTCGAGGGCGCGGGCCACGGCGCCTACATGCGCCAGAGCAGCTGCCTCAACGACGCCGTCGACGCCTACCTCCTCACCGGCGAGCTCCCCGCTCAGGGCCTGCGCTGCACGGCCGACGAGTCCGGGGGCGACGCCGCTCAGGCCGGCGACGGTGCGACCGCTGCCCCGACCGGTGCCGCGACGCCGGCGCCCGAGGACGGCCCGACGACCTGA